The DNA sequence TACGTCTTGCTTGTTGTCTCTATTGTACCGGCAGGTTGTAATCCGCTTCCGAACTGAACAGTCTGAAGGACATCATTCGGAGATAAGTTGTATGAGGCAAGAAGGACCGGATTAATGTTTACATTTATTTGTCTCTGCTGCCCGCCCATTGTTTGAACGGAAGCTACTCCATTAACTCTTTCGAGTAAAGGTTCAATCTTCTCCTCGGATAATTTTCTTAATTCGGCCGGGCCGAGATAAGGAGAACTTATAGTAAGATAGCTGATCGGCATCATCGAGGGATCGAAAACGAATACTAATGGCTCAGTTGCGTCAGCCGGGAGATAATCCCTTATAAAATCGAGATTTTTTCTTATATCATTTTCCGCGATATTCATATCCGTGCCATACTTGAATTCAAGCATGACCATTGAAGTACCTTTGGAAGATTGCGAACTGACTTTTTCGATATTCTTAACGGAAGAGACAGCTTCTTCAATAGGTCGTGAAATCAGATTTTCGACATCCTCCGGGCTTACACCGACATAACTTGTAATAACACCGGCAAACGGGAATGTAATATCGGGGAAGAAATCGATTTTCAATTGAGAGAATGAGAAGAAACTGAAAAAGATTATCACGCCGTAAATCATTAAGAGTGTAATCTGCCTTTTAAGAGAAAATTTTGTTAATAGCATTTTATTAAATATCCTTATTCAATTACGTTAACTGATTGACCTTCTTTAACAATATTCTGCCCGACAACAATTATTGAATCGCCGATATTCAGTCCGCCGGTAATTTCGATCTGACCGTTATTTGCAATTCCTGTTTTTACTTCCACCATCTTTGCCAATCCGTTATCAATTTTAAAAAGATAAAATTTCTTTATTAGTCTCTGCAATCCGGTTTGCTTATCTATGATTATTTCTGTCTGCGGAATCAGTGCTGTTTCAGGGACAACCATACTGTTTTCTCTCGAATCCGTCTGGATCATAAATTCCGCAAACATACCCGATTTAATTCTTCCATCGTTTGATAAGAGATTAATTTCAACTTCGAGAGATTTCGACATCTGATCGATAGCAGTATTAATCTTTTCAACAACTCCGTTAAAATTTACGCCCGGAAGCGTAGGAACATTTACGAGAACCTTCTGACCTGTTTTAACATAATGAATATCAGTTCCGCTAAGGTAGACTTTGGATTTCATTCGCGAAGGTGAAAGGACCTGCACTACCGGCTGTCCCATATTAACGGTTTGATTCTCTTCTACATAAATTGCTGCAACCACACCGTCAAACGGTGCTTTAATAAAACTGTTTTCATACTGTTCTTTAGCCTGCTCGTAGCCCGATTTTGCCTGATTGTAAGTCTGATCTGCTGTTTCCTTTCCGGTTTTAATCTGATCGAACTGCTGCTGACTGATTGCTTTTTCGGAATAGAGTCTGCTCATCCTCTCGTAATCCTGATTGGTCATTCTAAAGTTTGCTTCGGCAGTTTTAAGTGTAGCTCCGGCTATATCGAGTCCCTGTTTTAAAATATCATTTTTCTGTTCGGCCAGTATCTGATTTTTAGCAACTCTCTGACCCGGTTTAACATAGACCTTTACAATCCTTTCGGGAATCTTGCTAAGCACCATAACATCCTCTTCCGCCGAAATAGATCCTGTAACACGAATATACTTTGAAATTGATTCGGACTGAACTTTATAGATTTTAACAGGGACGGATTTTTCGACACTCGTATCCTCCTGTTGAGTACATGAGATCGCGAAGAGCGAAACAAAAAAGAGAAATAAGAATTTTCTAGTATTCATTTTATCCTCGGTAATTATTTCCATATTTTATCAAGTAAACCAACCGACTTTAAAAGTGCGAGCTGGTTAATGTTGTAGTTAAAGATACCCTGCAGGTAATCGCTTTTACTCTTAGTGTAGAGAAGCTGAGCGTTAAGAACATCGAGCTGATTGCTCATTCCCTGCGAATATAGCAGGTTCGAAATCCTAAGACTTTCCTTATACTGATCGAGAGCATCTTTCAGACTTTGCAGATTTTTTGAAGCTTCGTTGTAGCCGTAATAGCTCTGTTCAATATCGAGATCAACCGCATACTCAACCTGTTTTACCGTAAGATTCATCTGATCGGTTCTGATCTGAGCAATCTGATAATCGAGAATTCGTCTGCCTCCTTCAAATAGAGGCCATGAGATTGAAAGCGTAAGGGATTTAGAACGGATATAATCCGACCAGGTTACCTTGGCATTATCCATCGGTGCGGCATGATCCACACTCGCAGCAATGGCTACAGTCGGACTGAACTGGCCAAGCGCAATTTTCTCGCCATCCTTTACCGCGTTATACTGGTATTTCAGTGCTTTTATATCATTCCTGTTCTCTCTTGAAAGTTCTTTAA is a window from the Melioribacteraceae bacterium genome containing:
- a CDS encoding efflux RND transporter periplasmic adaptor subunit is translated as MNTRKFLFLFFVSLFAISCTQQEDTSVEKSVPVKIYKVQSESISKYIRVTGSISAEEDVMVLSKIPERIVKVYVKPGQRVAKNQILAEQKNDILKQGLDIAGATLKTAEANFRMTNQDYERMSRLYSEKAISQQQFDQIKTGKETADQTYNQAKSGYEQAKEQYENSFIKAPFDGVVAAIYVEENQTVNMGQPVVQVLSPSRMKSKVYLSGTDIHYVKTGQKVLVNVPTLPGVNFNGVVEKINTAIDQMSKSLEVEINLLSNDGRIKSGMFAEFMIQTDSRENSMVVPETALIPQTEIIIDKQTGLQRLIKKFYLFKIDNGLAKMVEVKTGIANNGQIEITGGLNIGDSIIVVGQNIVKEGQSVNVIE